One Sanguibacter sp. HDW7 DNA window includes the following coding sequences:
- a CDS encoding hemolysin III family protein, protein MSRATQPSTTGENLDAAPETFEAPKPRLRGWIHAANAPLALVGGVILTAVAPATAPRVSVLVFAITAVLLFGTSAVYHRGTWGERTKAALRRADHANIFLIIAGTYTPLAVLLLEKRTATILLIVVWSGALLGLAARMLWLGAPRWVYTPVYIALGWVAVGFMKQFWDAGGPAIVWLVVAGGLAYTGGAVIYALKRPNPSPRWFGFHEIFHIGTVIGFWCHFAAVAIAIAHIV, encoded by the coding sequence ATGTCGCGAGCCACGCAGCCCAGCACCACGGGCGAGAACCTCGACGCGGCTCCGGAGACCTTCGAGGCGCCGAAGCCCCGTCTTCGCGGCTGGATCCACGCGGCCAACGCTCCCCTCGCCCTCGTCGGCGGCGTCATCCTCACGGCCGTCGCGCCCGCGACCGCCCCGCGCGTGTCCGTCCTCGTCTTCGCGATCACCGCCGTGCTGCTCTTCGGCACGAGCGCCGTCTACCACCGCGGCACGTGGGGCGAGCGCACCAAGGCCGCCCTGCGCCGGGCCGACCACGCGAACATCTTCCTCATCATCGCCGGCACGTACACGCCGCTGGCGGTGCTCCTGCTCGAGAAGCGCACCGCGACGATCCTCCTCATCGTCGTGTGGAGCGGCGCCCTGCTCGGGCTCGCCGCCCGAATGCTGTGGCTCGGCGCGCCGCGGTGGGTCTACACGCCCGTCTACATCGCGCTCGGCTGGGTCGCGGTCGGCTTCATGAAGCAGTTCTGGGACGCGGGCGGACCGGCGATCGTGTGGCTCGTCGTCGCGGGCGGCCTCGCCTACACGGGCGGAGCGGTCATCTACGCGCTCAAGCGGCCCAACCCGAGCCCGCGCTGGTTCGGCTTCCACGAGATCTTCCACATCGGCACGGTCATCGGCTTCTGGTGCCACTTCGCGGCGGTCGCGATCGCGATCGCGCACATCGTCTGA